A region of Hyalangium minutum DNA encodes the following proteins:
- a CDS encoding tetratricopeptide repeat protein: protein MRRFLLTLLTLSSLAAAAQQPAKPEGAAPTEGAAAAPAQAEPAKKPSDNRSLAGMGRTPEEEERLRVLSADLQRYEEEARDFRREVQLLVERKYEEKRNGLAASYEKVIGELEIKERKERLDAIVRFEEFLHRYPREPRYSPDVMFRLAELYYERSSDEHLTAMREHEEKLKSLPESAEPPPEPQVNFGPSIALYLRLINDFRDYRFNDAAWYLLGYCYEKQNQFDESRATYEELIATYPKSRFATEAWVRIGEYWFDNYSDPTALEQAANAYEHATQDKSHSLYDKALYKLGWTYYRMDRFADAVERFLMLADFYEEQKQAQGDEGGGGDLREEALQYVAVSLADGTWGGLARAQEIFAQRGARPYEAEIYRRLGNIYFDQTNHAAAIEAYRLVLAKEPFATDAPQIQQKLVQAYERDRKMSESYAEAEKLANDYAPGSAWYEKNQSNPDALAAADALAEKSLYTSALFHHQQALTFKKEGKLEQAYLGFQVAARAYGAYLTRFPNTKSSYEMRFYYAECLFNSAQFVLAAKNYEEVRDSRLDDKYRSDAAFTAVLALQKQLEADLKAGTVKELKPLRSAERPADEVVQPIPLAESETRLISASDVYVKLLPTDEKSPGIAYKAAELYYAHNDFPEARRRFEQIVKSYPKNEVAKFATNLIVESFLIDKDWASVEDVAGRLASNKEVIDPSSDLYKSLVKFKLGGRFKLAQQLMDQGKYEEAAKKYILLVDEEPRHEFADKALNNAAVCYENSLRFDSALKLYERIYREYPSSTLADAALFRVALNSEKSYDFDKAVVSYQKLVKDYPASKDREAALYNAANLLEGQQRYPEAAAAFMRYADLFPNSEDAPKNQFRAALIYEKQEDWRGQIRALTAFIEKFSRKPTQSELVVDAKRRIGDAHKKLNNVREAEKAWASAADEFDRRKLKQETSPLAAEAASYCRFQLAELELEKFDKLKIGGTGKALERSFVAKRAGVKAVNEAYAKVYPYKNLEWTLAALYRRGYALERFATTLIETPVPPDVKRLGEEAVVAYQDQLAQQTATLEDAAVESYSATIQEARKNRLSNVWTRRTLEALNRFRPKEYPVLKEPKQAISSDAVYPEGLVGTLLGPERPGTESEAPQKLTGGGEK, encoded by the coding sequence ATGCGCCGCTTCCTGCTCACGCTGCTGACGCTCTCCTCCCTGGCCGCTGCCGCCCAGCAGCCAGCGAAGCCCGAAGGCGCCGCACCCACCGAGGGAGCCGCCGCCGCGCCCGCTCAGGCCGAGCCCGCCAAGAAGCCCTCGGACAATCGAAGCCTGGCGGGAATGGGCCGCACGCCCGAGGAGGAGGAGCGGCTGCGGGTGCTCAGCGCGGACTTGCAGCGCTACGAAGAGGAGGCGCGCGACTTCCGCCGCGAGGTGCAGCTCCTGGTGGAGCGCAAGTACGAGGAGAAGCGCAACGGCCTGGCCGCCTCGTACGAGAAGGTCATCGGCGAGCTGGAGATCAAGGAGCGCAAGGAGCGCCTGGACGCGATCGTCCGGTTCGAGGAGTTCCTCCACCGCTACCCCCGCGAGCCGCGCTACTCGCCGGACGTGATGTTCCGCCTGGCCGAGCTCTACTACGAGCGCTCCAGCGACGAGCACCTCACCGCCATGCGAGAGCACGAGGAGAAGCTCAAGTCGCTGCCCGAGAGCGCCGAGCCTCCTCCCGAGCCCCAGGTGAACTTTGGCCCGTCCATCGCCCTCTACCTGCGGCTCATCAACGACTTCCGGGACTACCGGTTCAATGACGCTGCCTGGTACCTGCTGGGCTACTGCTACGAGAAGCAGAACCAGTTCGACGAGAGCCGCGCCACCTACGAAGAGCTGATCGCCACCTACCCCAAGAGCCGCTTCGCCACCGAGGCCTGGGTCCGCATCGGCGAGTACTGGTTCGACAACTACAGCGATCCGACGGCGCTGGAGCAGGCAGCCAACGCCTACGAGCACGCCACCCAGGACAAGAGCCACTCGCTCTACGACAAGGCGCTCTACAAGCTGGGCTGGACGTACTACCGCATGGACCGGTTCGCGGATGCGGTGGAGCGCTTCCTCATGCTCGCGGACTTCTACGAGGAGCAGAAACAGGCCCAGGGCGACGAGGGCGGCGGCGGAGACCTGCGCGAGGAGGCCCTCCAGTACGTGGCCGTGTCCCTGGCGGACGGAACCTGGGGCGGCCTGGCCCGGGCCCAGGAGATCTTCGCCCAGCGCGGCGCGCGCCCCTACGAGGCGGAGATCTACCGGCGCCTGGGCAACATCTACTTCGACCAGACCAACCACGCCGCCGCCATTGAGGCCTACCGGCTGGTGCTGGCCAAGGAGCCGTTCGCCACGGACGCACCGCAGATCCAGCAAAAGCTCGTCCAGGCGTACGAGCGGGACCGGAAGATGTCCGAGTCCTACGCCGAAGCCGAGAAGCTGGCCAACGACTACGCCCCCGGCAGTGCCTGGTACGAGAAGAACCAGAGCAATCCGGACGCGCTGGCCGCCGCGGACGCGCTCGCCGAGAAGAGCCTCTATACCAGTGCTCTCTTCCACCACCAGCAGGCGCTGACGTTCAAGAAGGAGGGCAAGCTCGAGCAGGCCTACCTCGGCTTCCAAGTGGCCGCCCGTGCCTACGGCGCCTACCTGACGCGCTTCCCGAACACCAAGAGCAGCTACGAGATGCGCTTCTATTACGCCGAGTGTCTCTTCAACTCGGCGCAGTTCGTGCTCGCGGCGAAGAACTACGAGGAGGTGCGTGACTCACGGCTGGACGACAAGTACCGCTCGGATGCCGCCTTCACCGCCGTGCTCGCCCTGCAAAAGCAGTTGGAGGCGGATCTCAAGGCCGGCACCGTGAAGGAGCTCAAGCCCCTGCGCTCCGCCGAGCGCCCCGCGGATGAGGTGGTCCAGCCCATTCCCCTGGCCGAGTCCGAGACGCGGCTGATCTCCGCCTCGGACGTGTACGTGAAGCTGTTGCCCACCGACGAGAAGAGCCCGGGCATCGCCTACAAGGCCGCTGAGCTCTACTACGCGCACAACGACTTCCCCGAGGCCCGCCGGCGCTTCGAGCAGATCGTCAAGAGCTACCCGAAGAACGAGGTCGCCAAGTTCGCCACCAACCTCATCGTGGAGAGCTTCCTCATCGACAAGGACTGGGCCAGCGTCGAAGACGTGGCGGGGCGGCTGGCCTCCAACAAGGAGGTCATCGATCCGTCGAGCGACCTCTACAAGAGCCTGGTCAAGTTCAAACTCGGCGGCCGCTTCAAGCTGGCCCAGCAGCTCATGGATCAGGGCAAGTACGAGGAGGCCGCCAAGAAGTACATCCTCCTGGTCGACGAGGAGCCTCGCCACGAGTTCGCCGACAAGGCGCTCAACAACGCCGCCGTCTGCTACGAGAACTCCCTGCGGTTCGACTCGGCGCTCAAGCTCTACGAGCGCATCTACCGTGAGTACCCCTCCTCCACCCTGGCGGACGCGGCGCTGTTCCGCGTGGCCCTCAACTCGGAGAAGTCCTACGACTTCGACAAGGCGGTGGTCAGCTACCAGAAGCTGGTGAAGGACTACCCCGCCTCCAAGGACCGCGAGGCCGCCCTCTACAACGCCGCCAACCTGCTCGAGGGCCAGCAGCGCTACCCCGAGGCCGCCGCGGCCTTCATGCGCTACGCGGACCTGTTCCCCAACTCGGAGGATGCGCCGAAGAACCAGTTCCGCGCCGCCCTCATCTACGAGAAGCAGGAGGACTGGCGCGGGCAGATCCGCGCGCTCACCGCGTTCATCGAGAAGTTCTCCAGGAAGCCCACGCAGTCGGAGCTGGTGGTGGATGCCAAGCGCCGCATCGGCGACGCGCACAAGAAGCTGAACAACGTCCGTGAGGCCGAGAAGGCCTGGGCCAGCGCCGCCGACGAGTTCGACCGCCGCAAGCTCAAGCAGGAGACCTCTCCGCTGGCCGCCGAGGCCGCCTCCTACTGCCGCTTCCAGCTGGCCGAGTTGGAGCTGGAGAAGTTCGACAAGCTGAAGATTGGCGGCACGGGCAAGGCGCTGGAACGCAGCTTCGTCGCCAAGCGCGCCGGGGTGAAGGCCGTCAACGAGGCCTACGCCAAGGTCTATCCTTATAAGAACCTGGAGTGGACGCTGGCCGCCCTCTACCGCCGCGGCTACGCCCTGGAGCGCTTCGCCACGACCCTCATCGAGACGCCCGTTCCCCCTGACGTGAAGCGCCTGGGCGAGGAGGCCGTGGTGGCCTACCAGGATCAGCTCGCCCAGCAGACAGCCACGCTGGAGGACGCAGCGGTGGAGAGCTACTCGGCCACCATTCAGGAGGCGCGCAAGAACCGCCTCTCCAACGTGTGGACGCGGCGCACACTCGAGGCGCTCAACCGCTTCCGCCCCAAGGAGTACCCGGTCCTCAAGGAGCCCAAGCAGGCCATCTCCTCGGACGCGGTCTATCCCGAGGGCCTGGTGGGCACCCTGCTTGGCCCCGAGCGTCCCGGCACCGAGTCCGAGGCCCCGCAGAAGCTGACCGGTGGAGGTGAGAAGTGA
- a CDS encoding tetratricopeptide repeat protein — protein sequence MITLRLRTTCLVLLLGTACSSTPQPRPTPAADAPAPASTSAASTSAAATPASETASASQTPESGGAQVVKTVPAPPATPSVEPSAPPPRPVTREGTDFERAVESARKGELEIAARSLEALLSSNPKLDYAWTNLGVIRERQGQVDEAEKAYRKALQLKPDQETAWDFLVRLYCRTNRATRIEAELRQKLESSPDAVGMRTALAYALLQQKKLESAANEAKRALKVDERYVKAMQVLAQVYYREKKFELSRYVLENARAIDGQDAATHNALGLVQLTLKSRIQALESFRKAAELRPDFAEARNNYGAMLNESQDYPAAVTELEAAVKAAPDFASARLNLGNAYRGLGDFARAKAEYDRVLQLQPSLVDPYFNLAILYLDIEPQGVDTIERYKTAIAHFEKFKGQGGKDDRIEQYLKDAQKGIEKEERRREREKRDQLRKAQKAEEDAKKQAEENAQKQAEAQKAAAAAQPPTPAPTPAAPPATPAPTSGKLSTDDK from the coding sequence GTGATCACGCTCCGCCTGCGCACCACGTGCCTCGTCCTGCTGCTGGGCACCGCCTGCTCCTCCACGCCGCAGCCGCGCCCGACGCCGGCTGCTGATGCCCCGGCCCCGGCCAGCACCTCCGCAGCCAGCACCTCCGCCGCGGCCACTCCCGCCTCGGAGACGGCCTCGGCCTCCCAGACGCCGGAGTCCGGTGGCGCGCAGGTGGTGAAGACCGTGCCGGCGCCTCCGGCCACGCCCTCGGTGGAGCCCTCCGCGCCTCCGCCTCGCCCCGTCACCCGCGAGGGCACGGACTTCGAGCGCGCGGTGGAGAGTGCCCGGAAGGGTGAGCTGGAGATCGCCGCCCGGAGCCTCGAAGCGCTGCTGTCGAGCAACCCCAAGCTGGACTACGCCTGGACGAACCTCGGCGTCATCCGCGAGCGCCAGGGCCAGGTGGACGAGGCCGAGAAGGCCTACCGCAAGGCCCTGCAGCTCAAGCCGGATCAAGAGACCGCCTGGGACTTCCTCGTCCGCCTTTACTGCCGCACGAACCGCGCCACCCGCATCGAGGCCGAGCTGCGCCAGAAGCTGGAGTCCTCTCCGGACGCCGTGGGCATGCGCACCGCGCTCGCCTACGCCCTGCTGCAGCAGAAGAAGCTGGAGAGCGCCGCCAACGAGGCCAAGCGCGCCCTCAAGGTCGATGAGCGCTATGTGAAGGCCATGCAGGTGCTCGCGCAGGTCTACTACCGCGAGAAGAAGTTCGAGCTGTCCCGCTACGTGCTGGAGAACGCCCGCGCCATTGATGGACAGGATGCGGCCACCCACAACGCGCTCGGGCTGGTGCAGCTGACGCTCAAGTCTCGCATCCAGGCGCTGGAGAGCTTCCGGAAGGCCGCCGAGCTCCGCCCCGACTTCGCCGAGGCCCGCAACAACTACGGCGCCATGCTCAACGAGTCCCAGGACTACCCGGCCGCCGTGACGGAGCTGGAAGCCGCCGTGAAGGCCGCGCCGGACTTCGCCTCGGCCCGCCTCAACCTGGGCAACGCCTACCGAGGGCTCGGGGACTTCGCCCGCGCCAAGGCCGAGTACGACCGGGTGCTGCAGCTCCAGCCCTCTCTGGTGGATCCGTACTTCAACCTCGCCATCCTCTACCTGGACATCGAGCCCCAGGGCGTGGACACGATCGAGCGCTACAAGACGGCCATCGCCCACTTCGAGAAGTTCAAGGGCCAGGGCGGCAAGGACGACCGCATCGAGCAGTACCTCAAGGATGCCCAGAAGGGCATCGAGAAGGAGGAGCGGCGCCGCGAGCGCGAGAAGCGCGACCAGCTCCGCAAGGCCCAGAAGGCCGAGGAAGACGCCAAGAAGCAGGCAGAGGAGAACGCCCAGAAGCAGGCAGAGGCCCAGAAAGCCGCTGCCGCCGCTCAGCCGCCCACACCTGCGCCTACTCCCGCAGCCCCCCCTGCCACACCCGCCCCCACCTCGGGTAAGCTGTCCACCGACGACAAGTAG
- a CDS encoding AgmX/PglI C-terminal domain-containing protein — protein sequence MASPQSQQNKLLRVGILQGGRILDERHVLRDDVTIGHDAKNTIVLPPSEDLPAKFAIFENRNNQYQLVFDDTMQGRVNLGSSDVDFDRIRKQGLAQERGTNYVLPLQETARGKVELGDVTLFFQFITPPAAADRPVLPADVQGGFWKSMDRVFFGILAVSLFLHFAWGAYIVSRDPPPEPELALDELEDRFVKANIIPQKLPEPEKVAEATQAAAEDSAPKEEKKAAASDKPADSKPQDAAQRKAEIAKKVSGKGLLKILGSSGGGSGAFADVLGGSTGGSEIANALQGAGGVGVATSDALGASGPKGGGAGNVAGIGDLGTSGGGKVDLGSKKEVEVVGRVKDATPEVESSDVDRDALARYVKARLKAIQNCYEKELKRNPSLKGKVVVRFNIMPTGRTGGIEVEENTLGNEAVGSCIRTVIRSWVFPFKPDDEVPVAYPFVFSPAG from the coding sequence ATGGCTTCTCCTCAGTCCCAGCAGAACAAGCTGTTGCGCGTCGGCATCCTCCAGGGTGGGCGCATCCTCGATGAGCGCCACGTGCTGCGCGACGACGTCACCATCGGGCACGACGCCAAGAACACCATCGTCCTGCCGCCCTCGGAGGACTTGCCGGCGAAGTTCGCCATCTTCGAGAACCGCAACAACCAGTACCAGCTCGTGTTCGACGACACGATGCAGGGCCGGGTGAACCTGGGCAGCTCGGATGTGGACTTCGACCGCATCCGCAAGCAGGGACTGGCCCAGGAGCGCGGCACCAACTACGTGCTGCCCCTGCAGGAGACCGCCCGCGGCAAGGTGGAGCTGGGCGACGTCACCCTCTTCTTCCAGTTCATCACCCCTCCGGCCGCAGCCGACAGGCCGGTGCTCCCGGCGGATGTACAGGGTGGCTTCTGGAAGTCGATGGACCGCGTGTTCTTCGGCATCCTCGCGGTCTCGCTCTTCCTGCACTTCGCGTGGGGCGCGTACATCGTCTCGCGCGATCCGCCCCCCGAGCCCGAGCTGGCCCTGGACGAGCTCGAGGACCGGTTCGTCAAGGCGAACATCATCCCGCAGAAGCTCCCGGAGCCGGAGAAGGTGGCCGAGGCGACTCAGGCCGCCGCCGAGGACTCGGCACCCAAGGAAGAGAAGAAGGCTGCCGCCAGCGACAAGCCGGCCGACTCCAAGCCCCAGGACGCGGCGCAGCGCAAGGCGGAGATCGCCAAGAAGGTGTCCGGCAAGGGCCTGCTGAAGATCCTCGGCTCGTCGGGCGGCGGCAGCGGCGCGTTCGCGGACGTGCTCGGCGGCAGCACCGGCGGCAGCGAGATCGCCAACGCGCTGCAGGGCGCTGGCGGCGTGGGCGTCGCCACCAGCGACGCCCTGGGTGCCAGTGGTCCTAAAGGCGGCGGCGCGGGCAACGTGGCCGGCATCGGCGACCTGGGCACCAGCGGCGGCGGCAAGGTGGACCTCGGCAGCAAGAAGGAAGTCGAGGTGGTGGGCCGCGTGAAGGACGCCACCCCCGAGGTGGAGAGCTCCGACGTGGATCGCGACGCCCTGGCCCGCTACGTCAAGGCGCGCCTGAAGGCGATCCAGAACTGCTACGAGAAGGAGCTCAAGCGAAACCCCAGCCTCAAGGGCAAGGTGGTGGTCCGCTTCAACATCATGCCCACCGGCCGCACCGGTGGCATCGAGGTGGAGGAGAACACCCTGGGCAACGAGGCGGTGGGCAGCTGCATCCGCACCGTCATCCGCAGCTGGGTCTTCCCCTTCAAGCCGGATGACGAGGTGCCCGTCGCCTACCCGTTCGTCTTCTCTCCCGCGGGGTAG
- a CDS encoding polysaccharide biosynthesis/export family protein, with translation MRPLLFLLLAVLIAVAGACRSAAPELPLPSAEENRPTPPGPASTLGPGDLVEVRVFQEPDHSGIWRVSPEGTIDYPLCGKVELAGRTSSTAADSLRECLARYLRRPQVSVLIREYNSKKIFVFGEVQKPGTFPYEGEMTIIQAITLAGGFTKLASQNNTNVTRLVDGQERKIRVPVEDIGVGREKNFQLQPGDIVFVPESFF, from the coding sequence ATGCGTCCCCTGCTCTTCCTGTTGCTGGCCGTGCTGATCGCGGTGGCGGGTGCGTGCCGCTCGGCCGCGCCGGAGCTCCCGCTGCCCTCGGCCGAGGAGAACCGTCCGACGCCTCCAGGCCCCGCCAGCACGCTGGGGCCCGGCGACCTGGTGGAGGTGCGCGTCTTCCAGGAGCCTGATCACTCGGGCATCTGGCGGGTGTCCCCCGAGGGCACCATCGACTACCCGCTGTGCGGCAAGGTCGAGCTGGCGGGCCGCACCTCGAGCACAGCCGCGGATTCTCTTCGGGAGTGCCTGGCGCGATACCTCCGCCGGCCGCAGGTGTCGGTGCTCATCCGCGAGTACAACTCGAAGAAGATCTTCGTCTTCGGCGAGGTGCAGAAGCCCGGCACGTTCCCCTACGAGGGGGAGATGACCATCATCCAGGCCATTACCCTGGCTGGTGGCTTCACCAAGCTGGCCTCTCAGAACAACACGAACGTGACGCGGCTCGTTGACGGGCAGGAGCGGAAGATCCGTGTGCCGGTGGAGGACATCGGCGTGGGCCGCGAGAAGAACTTTCAGCTCCAACCGGGCGATATCGTCTTCGTGCCGGAGAGCTTCTTCTAG
- a CDS encoding DUF4476 domain-containing protein has translation MKQIVRAVLVSSLFASSAALAQGVNMNIQVDEDGNPTSANIQVQGMDENGAGANVRVHGSTTTTTTTTTTRTRVRNGVKTEESFTETESGPAHARPMPPPPSEPAFRDCGTGRDPGCTMTRDGKYAMDGETWKGFYQSLKSQSNEISREEMAEKMLKRNYITAAQLGMLLDLFNNEITRLDVAKNAANHVVNPQHALGFSSKWRNSISAEEYTDLISEQQP, from the coding sequence GTGAAGCAGATTGTTCGTGCCGTACTGGTGTCGTCCCTGTTTGCCTCGTCCGCAGCCTTGGCCCAGGGCGTGAACATGAACATCCAGGTGGACGAGGACGGCAACCCCACCTCGGCCAACATCCAGGTGCAGGGCATGGATGAGAATGGCGCCGGCGCCAACGTGCGCGTGCACGGCAGCACGACGACGACCACCACCACGACCACCACGCGCACGAGGGTGCGGAACGGGGTGAAGACCGAGGAGAGCTTCACGGAGACGGAGTCGGGCCCGGCCCACGCGCGCCCCATGCCGCCCCCTCCTTCCGAGCCGGCCTTTCGTGACTGCGGCACCGGCCGCGACCCGGGCTGCACGATGACGCGCGACGGCAAGTACGCGATGGACGGGGAGACCTGGAAGGGCTTCTACCAGTCGCTCAAGTCGCAATCGAACGAGATCTCCCGCGAGGAGATGGCGGAGAAGATGCTCAAGCGGAACTACATCACGGCGGCGCAGCTGGGCATGCTGCTGGACCTGTTCAACAACGAGATCACCCGCCTGGACGTGGCGAAGAACGCGGCCAACCACGTGGTGAACCCCCAGCACGCGCTGGGCTTCTCCTCGAAGTGGCGGAACTCCATCTCCGCCGAGGAGTACACGGACCTGATCTCCGAGCAGCAGCCGTAA
- a CDS encoding inositol monophosphatase family protein yields MEQETPAALRRTAEEGARLAGRVLAERFQGERTIEFKRSSIDLVTDADTAAEEVLLRFLRERHPGHSILAEESGASRGSELRWLIDPLDGTTNYAHHVPHFCVSVAVDGPDGVLAGVVYNPMLDELFSAARGEGATLNGRPLKASATTELERALLCTGFPYDVREKPDGPVGLLNHFIRRAQGIRRTGSAALDLAYVAAGRFDGFFEFNLKPWDIGAGSLLVTEAGGVMSQIDGSPFDVMKGNVLAGAPGLAAVLQRECRQALANLGWDPRP; encoded by the coding sequence ATGGAGCAGGAGACGCCCGCGGCGCTGCGCCGCACCGCGGAGGAGGGAGCCCGGCTCGCGGGCCGCGTTCTCGCCGAGCGCTTCCAGGGGGAGCGCACCATCGAGTTCAAGCGCAGCTCGATCGATCTCGTCACGGACGCGGACACGGCCGCGGAAGAGGTGCTGCTGCGCTTCCTGCGCGAGCGCCACCCAGGCCACTCCATCCTCGCCGAGGAGAGCGGAGCCTCCCGGGGCTCGGAGCTGCGGTGGCTCATTGATCCGCTGGATGGGACGACGAACTACGCCCACCACGTGCCGCACTTCTGCGTGAGCGTGGCGGTGGACGGGCCGGACGGGGTGCTCGCGGGCGTGGTGTACAACCCGATGCTGGACGAGCTCTTCTCCGCGGCACGCGGCGAGGGTGCCACGCTCAACGGGCGGCCGCTGAAGGCCAGCGCCACCACGGAGCTGGAGCGCGCCCTGCTGTGCACGGGCTTCCCCTACGACGTGCGCGAGAAACCGGACGGGCCGGTGGGGCTGCTCAACCACTTCATCCGCCGCGCTCAGGGCATCCGGCGCACGGGCAGCGCCGCGCTGGACTTGGCGTACGTGGCGGCGGGGCGCTTCGACGGCTTCTTCGAGTTCAACCTCAAGCCCTGGGACATTGGCGCGGGCTCGCTGCTGGTGACGGAGGCGGGCGGGGTGATGTCGCAGATCGACGGCTCGCCATTCGACGTCATGAAGGGCAACGTGCTGGCCGGGGCTCCGGGACTGGCGGCGGTGCTCCAGAGAGAGTGCCGCCAGGCCCTGGCGAACCTGGGGTGGGACCCCAGGCCCTAG
- a CDS encoding TlpA disulfide reductase family protein, protein MRTLLGALGGLALAGCTTQNPALPPLVAGNRAAPMAPTTSPDDLGQFRGALREPLSFEVKRYPDGSPYTVASDRGSVVLLDVWATWCEPCRDALPIYEQLAKEYGSKGLKVYALNVDEDSRAIPPFLQETKVSLPILVDANAQVAEKTLGVKMMPTTFILDSEGVVRFVHEGFSETFLQQYQTEIEQLLQEKGKR, encoded by the coding sequence ATGCGCACGTTGCTCGGGGCCCTCGGGGGGCTGGCACTGGCGGGCTGTACGACGCAGAACCCCGCGCTCCCGCCGCTCGTGGCGGGGAATCGCGCCGCTCCCATGGCGCCCACCACCTCGCCGGATGACCTGGGACAGTTCCGGGGCGCCCTGCGCGAGCCGCTGAGCTTCGAGGTGAAGCGCTACCCGGACGGCTCGCCCTACACCGTGGCGAGCGACCGGGGCAGCGTGGTGCTGCTGGACGTGTGGGCCACCTGGTGCGAGCCGTGCCGGGACGCGCTGCCGATCTACGAGCAGTTGGCCAAGGAGTACGGCAGCAAGGGGCTCAAGGTGTACGCGCTGAACGTGGATGAGGACTCGCGCGCGATTCCGCCCTTCCTCCAGGAGACGAAGGTGAGCCTGCCCATCCTGGTGGATGCCAACGCGCAGGTGGCCGAGAAGACGCTGGGCGTGAAGATGATGCCCACCACCTTTATCCTGGACAGCGAGGGCGTGGTCCGCTTCGTCCACGAGGGCTTCTCCGAGACCTTCCTCCAGCAGTACCAGACCGAGATCGAGCAGCTCCTCCAAGAGAAGGGCAAGCGATGA